TGCAGCTGGATGTCGCAACTTACAATTAGATGATTGCACGTGGGGAATGTTAACCGATCCGAAGTTCCAAAAGACGGCAGGACAGCTAGTGGATTCATGTGGATGTGGTGATGATCACCAAGTAGATACGCATGCCAAACTCAATGAGATCCTTAATACACATCTACGTATTAATAATGCAGCGTTAGCGGGATGTCCAGACGATTTAGTCCTCACCACGCACGTGTGTCGCGGTAATTTCCGCTCGACGTGGGCGGCGAGTGGCGGGTATGAATCCGTTGCTGAGGTATTGTTTGGCCAATTGAATGTGGACGCCTTTTACTTAGAATTTGATACTGAGCGCGCTGGCGATTTTACCCCGTTGCGCCACCTTGCTGAAGGTAAAAAGGTCGTACTAGGCTTAGTGTCATCAAAAGTGCCTGAACTTGAAGCGATTGATGATGTGATCGAACGCATTAAAGAAGCCAGCCAATATGTACCGTTAGAAAACTTATATCTCAGCACGCAATGTGGCTTTGCTTCTACAGAAGAGGGGAATGATGTGACGCAAGCACAGCAGTGGGCGAAGATTAAATTAGTGCAAGAGGTGGCTAAACGCGTCTGGTAAACAAAACGATAATAGTCATTCTTCTCGATAAAAAGGCGATCATTGATCGCCTTTTTTCATTTAACGATATCGTACCGTGTGTATTGGTGTTTTTTTGCGGTTTTTAGGTAGATTGATGATAAATAGTGAGGACTTTGATCTGACGAAAGGTTTATCTGTGACTATGCTTAGCAGTATCTTGGTTTGTAGCCATTATATTTACATTTAAATATTCATTAGATGTATGATTGAATAGATATTCATAATTTTAATTGCATTTTAGCGTATGAAATCACAGTTTTCTGTGCGTTAAGTATTAAATTGATACAATTTTGAAAACAAATATTTACAAAAATGTATCAACACGTTTAACCTCTACGCTGGTATTTATCCGTAGAACATAAGCTAATAAAAATTCTTATATTAATCGCTTATGTTAATGATCCACTTTGCCATATGGATGGATTAATAGGCAAAGTAAGAAAAGATTATTCGCTTCAATGATGCAGGTGAGTTGGTGAGTATGACCGACCAGATTAGACTGCCATTGATTAGGAATAAATACAATGACACTGGAATTAAATGGATTAGCAAAATGGCATTTAAACGTAATATTACACGACGTAATTTTTTAATGGCGTCCGTCGTCGCTATACCAATGAGTCAATTCATCCTTAGGGATGCATCTGCAGCTTATGTGACCGAAATGGCAGCGCCGGATCTTAACGATTACACCCCAACTTTTTTTAATGCCGATGAATGGAAATTCATTCTAGCAGCAACGGATTTAATCATCCCTGCTGGTGGCGAAGGAAAAGCGCCGGGGGCGCTAGAGACCAACGTTCCTATCTTTATCGATCAACAGCTTAAATCTGATGATTACGGTAAAGAAATCTATATGGAAGGACCGTTTTACACCAATCTTCCTAAAGAGAAAGGGTATCAAATTCCTTTCTACCCACAGAAAATTTATCAACGTGGTATCGATCTCACCAATCAATGGTGTCAGCAGACATTTAATAAGCCGTTCAGTGAACTAACGGCGAAGCAGCAGCAAGACACTCTGCAGAAATTAGAAGCCGGTACTGTCGACTTTACCCCATTTGGTGAAAATGACCTTAAGTCAGAACAATTTTTTGCAGCACTTCTTGATGACACCAAAAACGGTTATTTGTCGGATCCAATGTATGGCGGTAATAAAGGGATGAAAGCTTGGATTGCAATAGGCTTCCCTGGTGCGCGCGCAAGTTTTACTGAATGGGTAAAACAACATAACGTTGAATATCCATTAGGCCCTGTGAGCCTGCTTGGCGAACGCGCATAAACGACGATAACTGGAGAAACGATTTACTATGTCTGTAATTGAAAAAAAAGAAGTCGATGTTGTCGTCTGTGGCCTAGGTTGGACAGGCTCGCTGATGAGCATCGAGCTGGCAATGGCTGGCTTAACTGTACGCGCTCTAGAAAAAGGGCCGGATCGCTCTTATAAAGAGATGTCTTACCCAAAGCCTGCTGATCAATACGCTTATGATGTGCGTAATAAAGTGATGGCGACGCCAGCACAATCAGCGGTGACTTTCCGTTATAACTCAAAGGAAGTCGCGGTTCCAACGCGTAAATGGGGTGCATTTTTACCGGGTAGCGGTGTTGGTGGTTCAGGCTTGCACTGGACGGCGGTACTGCTGCGCCCAACGCCAACGGATCTTAAGCTAAAAACTTATGCTGATGAAGCGTATAAACCGGGTATTTTGCAAGAGAATATGCGTATTTATGATTTTCCTTATGAATGGGATGAGAT
This DNA window, taken from Vibrio palustris, encodes the following:
- a CDS encoding 5-methyltetrahydropteroyltriglutamate--homocysteine S-methyltransferase; translation: MSIQAPFRADVVGSYLRPDYLHQARREFFAGKLSQEGLTAVEDTAITELVEKQKALGLSVITDGEFRRSWWHLDFMWGLGGVEKVSIGEGYKFANMNARAESAALTGKITGHDHPFIEHFKFLQRFAEEGIVPRLTIPAPAQFLKELEREPNLAQTRAIYPDREALLADIVDAYQTVIQEVYAAGCRNLQLDDCTWGMLTDPKFQKTAGQLVDSCGCGDDHQVDTHAKLNEILNTHLRINNAALAGCPDDLVLTTHVCRGNFRSTWAASGGYESVAEVLFGQLNVDAFYLEFDTERAGDFTPLRHLAEGKKVVLGLVSSKVPELEAIDDVIERIKEASQYVPLENLYLSTQCGFASTEEGNDVTQAQQWAKIKLVQEVAKRVW
- a CDS encoding gluconate 2-dehydrogenase subunit 3 family protein, with the translated sequence MAFKRNITRRNFLMASVVAIPMSQFILRDASAAYVTEMAAPDLNDYTPTFFNADEWKFILAATDLIIPAGGEGKAPGALETNVPIFIDQQLKSDDYGKEIYMEGPFYTNLPKEKGYQIPFYPQKIYQRGIDLTNQWCQQTFNKPFSELTAKQQQDTLQKLEAGTVDFTPFGENDLKSEQFFAALLDDTKNGYLSDPMYGGNKGMKAWIAIGFPGARASFTEWVKQHNVEYPLGPVSLLGERA